Proteins encoded in a region of the Zea mays cultivar B73 chromosome 2, Zm-B73-REFERENCE-NAM-5.0, whole genome shotgun sequence genome:
- the LOC109944567 gene encoding classical arabinogalactan protein 9-like yields the protein MPTYGMPPPEFALPMPMLAPPPPPPPPSQFPMGFQTPPASVAAPGDGSGQDDPTHSWVNNLFSTHSPAGGGGDGYE from the exons atgccgacatatgggatgccgcctccggagtttgcactgccaatgccaatgttggcgcctccaccaccgcctccgcctccgtcacaattccctatg ggatttcagacaccacccgcttcagttgccgcacctggagatgggtctggtcaggACGACCCAACACATTCGTGGGTGAACAATCTTTTCAGCACGCatagtccagccggaggaggtggcgatggatatgagtga